One segment of Theobroma cacao cultivar B97-61/B2 chromosome 9, Criollo_cocoa_genome_V2, whole genome shotgun sequence DNA contains the following:
- the LOC18590473 gene encoding gibberellin 2-beta-dioxygenase 8, whose translation MDTGSYPPLFSQRNNPNQNVDLDESIQDVEGLDPIPHIDLQYLDLDKLGEACKDWGLFRLVNHGIPSELLLRIQDQARELFALSFEYKQAILRSPLSYFWGTTARTTSGGILRSSKSISWVEVINFPLSQLPQFQVEDSLLDSFRYLLDEYGRHQARLARTLFEGMAKSLNLDPRLSKSYISEATGFIRVHRYPRISEGSQAWGVGVHTDSSILSILNQDQLGGLEAFRENRWFPIKPIANSLIINLGDMMQAISNDKYVSVKHRVRVNKQVDRISINYFVFPELDCTIQSSNYKPFTYKDFHAQGQTDIETLGYKVGLEDFKLNRDI comes from the exons ATGGACACGGGATCCTATCCTCCCCTGTTTAGCCAACGAAACAACCCAAACCAGAACGTTGACCTTGATGAATCCATCCAAGATGTGGAAGGTTTGGATCCAATCCCTCACATAGACCTTCAATACCTTGACTTGGACAAGCTTGGAGAAGCCTGCAAAGACTGGGGCCTATTTCGTTTGGTCAACCATGGGATTCCTTCAGAGCTACTGCTCCGAATCCAGGACCAAGCCAGAGAGCTTTTCGCCCTTTCGTTCGAGTATAAACAGGCCATTCTAAGGAGTCCCCTGTCTTATTTCTGGGGCACCACGGCTCGTACAACATCTGGGGGGATCCTGAGGAGTTCCAAGAGTATCAGTTGGGTAGAAGTCATTAATTTCCCTCTCAGTCAACTCCCACAGTTCCAAGTTGAAGATTCATTACTTGACTCTTTCAG ATATTTATTGGATGAATATGGAAGGCACCAGGCTAGACTTGCTAGAACTTTATTCGAAGGTATGGCCAAAAGCCTCAATCTTGATCCGAGACTATCAAAATCTTATATATCAGAAGCAACTGGATTTATTCGCGTTCATCGGTACCCAAGAATTTCTGAAGGCAGCCAAGCCTGGGGAGTCGGGGTCCATACAGACAGCTCAATTCTTTCAATATTGAACCAAGATCAACTTGGAGGACTAGAGGCTTTCAGAGAAAACAGATGGTTCCCTATTAAACCCATTGCCAACAGCCTGATTATCAATCTTGGAGATATGATGCAG GCTATAAGCAATGATAAATACGTGAGTGTGAAGCACAGGGTAAGAGTGAACAAGCAGGTGGATCGAATCTCAATAAACTATTTTGTGTTTCCGGAACTTGACTGTACTATACAAAGCTCTAATTATAAGCCTTTTACTTACAAAGATTTTCATGCACAAGGACAGACGGATATTGAGACACTGGGATATAAGGTTGGCCTTGAAGATTTTAAGCTTAATAGGGATATTTAA
- the LOC18590474 gene encoding gibberellin 2-beta-dioxygenase 8: protein MPEMSNLDSYPPVFRHLNGAPQRAAELKNAMEDTQGSVPIPVVDLQFLSLDKLGEACKDWGLFRLVNHGIPPSLLSQLQDHAKKLFALSFESKQALLTSPMSYFWGTPALTRSGDALRGALNINWLEGLNVPLSQLPQFQSEDPMLDCFRLLLKEYGRHLARIATTLFEAMAKDLDLDPKQSQSYLAESTGFVRVYRYPSGSMADEAWGMIAHTDSSVLSIVSQDQVGGLEIFKDNKWLLVNPIPNTLIIHVGDMMQAISDDEYISVKHRVRVNKREERFSICYFVFPAEGSVIHSSKYRPFTYTDFQEQVQKDTKTLGYKVGLERFRLIADG from the exons aTGCCTGAGATGAGCAACCTTGATTCCTACCCTCCAGTCTTTCGCCATCTCAACGGTGCTCCCCAGAGAGCTGCTGAACTGAAAAACGCCATGGAAGACACTCAGGGTTCGGTTCCTATTCCCGTGGTAGATCTTCAGTTTCTTAGCCTGGATAAGCTTGGAGAGGCTTGTAAAGATTGGGGACTTTTTCGTTTGGTCAACCATGGGATTCCTCCAAGCCTTTTGAGCCAACTTCAAGACCATGCCAAAAAGTTATTTGCTCTATCCTTTGAATCCAAGCAAGCCCTTCTCACAAGCCCTATGTCTTACTTTTGGGGCACCCCTGCCCTTACCCGATCCGGGGATGCCCTAAGGGGTGCCTTAAATATCAACTGGTTGGAAGGCTTAAACGTTCCACTCAGTCAACTACCACAGTTCCAATCTGAAGATCCTATGCTAGATTGTTTCAG GCTTTTGTTGAAAGAATATGGAAGGCACCTCGCAAGAATTGCTACGACCTTGTTTGAAGCAATGGCGAAGGATCTCGATCTGGATCCTAAACAATCCCAGTCTTACTTGGCAGAATCCACTGGATTCGTACGTGTTTACCGCTATCCATCTGGCTCCATGGCTGATGAGGCTTGGGGCATGATCGCACACACTGATAGCTCAGTGCTTTCTATAGTGAGCCAAGACCAAGTCGGGGGACTCGAAATTTTCAAGGACAATAAATGGCTCCTGGTTAACCCAATCCCAAACACTCTTATAATCCATGTTGGTGACATGATGCAG GCTATAAGCGATGACGAATACATCAGTGTGAAACACAGAGTGAGAGTGAACAAGCGCGAGGAGCGGTTCTCAATTTGCTACTTCGTATTCCCAGCAGAAGGCAGTGTCATCCACAGCTCAAAGTACAGGCCTTTCACTTACACAGATTTCCAAGAACAAGTGCAGAAAGACACCAAGACTCTAGGATATAAAGTTGGGCTCGAAAGATTCAGGCTTATTGCAGATGGTTGA
- the LOC18590475 gene encoding PHD finger-like domain-containing protein 5B, translating to MAKHHPDLIMCRKQPGIAIGRLCEKCDGKCVICDSYVRPCTLVRVCDECNYGSFQGRCVICGGVGISDAYYCKECTQQEKDRDGCPKIVNLGSAKTDLFYERKKYGFKKR from the coding sequence ATGGCCAAGCACCATCCCGATTTGATCATGTGCCGGAAGCAGCCTGGTATTGCAATAGGACGGCTGTGTGAGAAATGTGATGGCAAGTGTGTAATCTGTGACTCCTATGTGCGTCCTTGCACCCTTGTGCGGGTGTGTGATGAATGCAACTATGGCTCGTTCCAGGGTAGGTGTGTTATCTGTGGAGGAGTGGGAATATCTGATGCATATTACTGTAAGGAGTGTACACAGCAAGAGAAAGATCGGGATGGTTGTCCGAAAATTGTTAATCTGGGGAGTGCCAAAACTGACTTATTCTATGAACGTAAAAAATATGGTTTTAAGAAAAGATGA
- the LOC18590472 gene encoding gibberellin 2-beta-dioxygenase 7, translating to MNIKSYPPLFRPHSNLTQNIDPDERIEHIEDLDPIPVIDLQCLEKLDGACKNWGLFRLVNHGVPSTLLSQIQDQARKLFSLPFEHKQAVISSPLSYVWGTVFLSSSGAAVRSSQDMFNCWAEVINFPVTQLSQFQTQDSLLDSFRHQVEEYGKHLARIARTIFQVMAKNLNLDPRQSESYLEESTAFIRAHRYPQISEGKQAWGAGPHRDGSLFSILSQDQIGGLEVYEDNKWFPVKPVANTLLINLGEMMKAISDDRYVSAKHRVRVYKQEDRISVNYFVFPDFDCVIRSSKYKPFTYNEFRAQGQKDIESLGFIVGLEGFKLSK from the exons ATGAACATTAAATCATACCCTCCTCTCTTCAGGCCACATAGCAATCTAACCCAGAACATTGACCCTGATGAACGCATCGAACATATCGAAGATTTGGATCCTATCCCTGTCATAGACCTTCAATGCCTGGAGAAGCTTGATGGGGCCTGTAAAAATTGGGGTCTCTTTCGTTTGGTTAACCATGGGGTGCCTTCAACACTTCTAAGCCAAATCCAGGACCAAGCCAGAAAGCTTTTCTCCCTCCCATTTGAGCATAAACAGGCCGTTATAAGCAGTCCTCTATCTTACGTTTGGGGAACTGTATTCCTTAGCTCATCAGGGGCTGCCGTGAGAAGTTCGCAGGATATGTTCAATTGTTGGGCGGAAGTCATCAATTTTCCTGTCACTCAACTCTCACAGTTCCAAACTCAAGATTCCTTGCTTGACTCTTTCAG ACATCAAGTGGAAGAATATGGAAAACATCTCGCTAGAATTGCTAGAACTATCTTCCAAGTTATGGCGAAAAACCTCAATCTAGATCCAAGGCAATCCGAATCATATTTAGAAGAATCAACTGCATTTATTCGTGCTCACCGATACCCTCAAATTTCTGAAGGTAAGCAAGCTTGGGGTGCAGGACCGCATAGAGACGGCtctcttttttcaattttgagcCAAGATCAAATTGGAGGATTGGAAGTTTACGAGGACAACAAATGGTTTCCTGTGAAACCCGTTGCCAACACCTTGCTCATCAATCTTGGTGAAATGATGAAG GCTATAAGCGATGACAGGTACGTCAGTGCGAAGCATAGAGTGAGGGTGTACAAGCAAGAAGATCGAATCTCGGTAAATTACTTTGTGTTTCCAGATTTTGACTGTGTTATCCGAAGCTCTAAGTACAAGCCTTTCACTTACAATGAATTTCGAGCACAAGGACAAAAGGATATTGAATCCTTGGGATTCATAGTTGGCCTTGAAGGTTTCAAGCTTAGTAAATAG